A window from Bordetella petrii encodes these proteins:
- a CDS encoding Bug family tripartite tricarboxylate transporter substrate binding protein: protein MRSALPLLAVKCLAAAGLALALGPAAQAAPYPDHPVTVVVPYPPGGAADIFGRAIAHAMEPGLKQTVLVENRPGAGGNVGMAHVARSAADGYTLGLGTIGTQSINQFLYASMPFDPAKDLVPIALVSTTPNILAVRAQSPFKTLADVIKAAKARKEQKLTYASPGVGSSVHLTGAYFEAVAGIELLHVPFKGTSASLPAVAGGQVDLLFDNLPGSLAQLRDGSRVRGIAITSLQRDPSVPDLPTFNESGLPGFDVTAWFALYAPRGTPEPVVRALIEAARSGLQAPELARQFEGMGARPGTLFGADLAAFEQRERDKWGGLIKQRGIATK from the coding sequence ATGCGTTCCGCATTGCCGCTGTTAGCCGTGAAATGCCTGGCCGCCGCCGGGCTGGCGCTGGCCCTGGGGCCGGCCGCGCAAGCCGCGCCTTACCCCGACCATCCTGTCACCGTCGTGGTGCCTTATCCGCCGGGCGGCGCCGCCGACATCTTCGGCCGCGCCATTGCGCACGCCATGGAGCCCGGCCTGAAGCAGACGGTGCTGGTCGAGAACCGGCCCGGCGCCGGCGGCAATGTGGGCATGGCCCACGTGGCGCGCAGCGCGGCCGACGGCTACACGCTGGGCCTGGGCACCATCGGCACGCAAAGCATCAACCAGTTCCTGTACGCCAGCATGCCGTTCGATCCGGCCAAAGACCTGGTGCCCATCGCGCTGGTCTCGACCACGCCCAACATCCTGGCGGTGCGCGCCCAGTCGCCGTTCAAGACCCTGGCCGACGTCATCAAGGCGGCCAAGGCCCGCAAAGAACAGAAGCTGACATACGCCTCGCCGGGGGTGGGTTCGTCGGTGCACCTGACGGGCGCTTATTTCGAGGCGGTGGCCGGCATCGAGCTGCTGCACGTGCCGTTCAAGGGCACCTCGGCGTCGCTGCCGGCCGTGGCCGGGGGGCAGGTCGATTTGCTGTTCGACAACCTGCCGGGCTCGCTGGCGCAGCTCCGCGACGGTTCGCGGGTGCGCGGCATCGCCATTACCTCGCTGCAGCGCGATCCGTCGGTGCCCGACCTGCCGACCTTCAACGAATCGGGCCTGCCGGGCTTCGACGTGACGGCCTGGTTTGCGCTGTACGCGCCGCGCGGCACGCCCGAGCCCGTGGTGCGCGCCCTGATCGAGGCCGCGCGCAGCGGCCTGCAGGCGCCCGAACTGGCGCGCCAGTTCGAAGGCATGGGCGCGCGGCCCGGCACCTTGTTCGGCGCCGACCTGGCAGCCTTCGAGCAGCGCGAGCGCGACAAATGGGGCGGGCTGATCAAGCAACGGGGCATCGCCACCAAATGA
- a CDS encoding aminotransferase class IV family protein, whose amino-acid sequence MSPELIETLLADAEGEIPLLARHLARLQAAGAALGYPCDTAAIERDLRMAAAALVTPGPHRLRLLLDRAGRRHIQTAALPALAPSQQVMLSDQILDAREPLLRYKTTHRPWYADAAAWLAAHPGVFDLLFLNQRGELCEGSRSNVYLQVRGVWYTPPVDCGCLPGVQRAELLDSGRAQERVLTLDDLHAAQGIRLSNALRGWFDAALHTA is encoded by the coding sequence ATGTCTCCCGAGCTGATCGAGACCCTGCTGGCCGACGCCGAAGGCGAAATCCCGCTGCTGGCGCGCCACCTGGCGCGGCTGCAGGCGGCCGGCGCCGCGCTCGGCTACCCCTGCGACACAGCCGCCATCGAACGCGACCTGCGCATGGCCGCCGCCGCGCTGGTCACGCCCGGCCCGCACCGGCTGCGCCTGCTGCTGGACCGCGCCGGCCGCCGCCACATCCAGACCGCCGCGCTGCCGGCGCTGGCGCCTAGCCAGCAGGTGATGCTGTCCGACCAGATACTGGACGCGCGCGAGCCGCTGCTGCGCTACAAGACCACGCACCGCCCCTGGTACGCCGATGCCGCCGCCTGGCTGGCCGCGCATCCCGGCGTATTCGACCTGCTGTTCCTGAACCAGCGCGGCGAACTTTGCGAAGGCAGCCGCAGCAATGTCTACCTGCAGGTGCGCGGCGTCTGGTACACCCCGCCCGTCGATTGCGGCTGCCTGCCCGGCGTGCAGCGCGCCGAACTGCTGGACAGCGGACGCGCGCAAGAGCGCGTGCTGACCCTGGACGACCTGCACGCGGCGCAGGGCATCCGCCTGTCGAACGCGCTGCGCGGCTGGTTCGACGCCGCCCTGCACACCGCCTGA
- a CDS encoding SDR family oxidoreductase has translation MNRPTALITGASRGIGRAIAARLLEDGYDVVNFSRGAPAALLPGETFVSVDLSDAARTRQAVAELAAQRQVLHLVNNAGMIQVANIEQVSGQALQDTLAVNLVAPLLLLQGLLPAMRQQGHGRVVNIGSRAALGKPGRTAYGASKAGLAGMTRTWALELAASGITVNAVAPGPVATELFNQSNPPGHPRTRELAASIPVGRIGQPEEVAHAVAMLLDPRAGFITGQTLYVCGGLSVGAA, from the coding sequence ATGAACCGGCCCACCGCATTGATCACCGGCGCCAGCCGCGGCATCGGCCGCGCCATTGCCGCGCGCCTGCTGGAAGACGGCTACGACGTGGTCAACTTCAGCCGCGGCGCGCCGGCCGCGCTGCTGCCCGGCGAAACCTTTGTCTCGGTGGACCTGTCCGATGCCGCGCGCACGCGCCAGGCCGTGGCCGAGCTGGCGGCGCAGCGCCAGGTGCTGCACCTGGTGAACAACGCCGGCATGATCCAGGTGGCCAATATCGAGCAGGTGTCCGGACAGGCCCTGCAGGACACGCTGGCGGTGAACCTGGTGGCGCCGCTGCTGTTGCTGCAGGGCCTGCTGCCGGCCATGCGTCAGCAGGGCCATGGCCGGGTGGTCAATATCGGCAGCCGCGCCGCGCTGGGCAAGCCGGGCCGTACCGCCTACGGCGCCAGCAAGGCCGGCCTGGCCGGCATGACCCGCACCTGGGCGCTGGAGCTCGCTGCCTCGGGCATCACCGTCAACGCGGTGGCGCCCGGCCCGGTGGCCACCGAACTGTTCAACCAGTCCAACCCGCCCGGCCACCCGCGCACGCGCGAACTGGCTGCGTCGATTCCGGTGGGGCGCATCGGCCAGCCCGAAGAAGTGGCGCACGCCGTGGCCATGCTGCTCGACCCGCGCGCCGGCTTCATTACCGGGCAAACGCTGTATGTGTGCGGCGGCCTGTCGGTGGGCGCGGCCTGA
- a CDS encoding aminodeoxychorismate synthase component I, with protein sequence MHCRFEDRLAGRALCLRDPLQRIEARRPGELPAALDAIEAARGAGHWIALLLDYELGEWLAPETTLPPPSGPAAAPHPDAHAPRLAALVFGRMAAEAPWPAPPDDADAARILSVQPRMARADYLRQVGHIRALIEAGELYQVNYTQPLDVRVQGDPQLLYRRIAARHPVAHGAYIEDGARTVLSFSPELFVRRDGGRLTVRPMKGTAPRHPDPAEDERLGRELHASPKNRAENLMIVDLLRNDLGRLAEPGSVQVPALFSLERYPTVWTMTSTVTAYAPAAGLAQVLQALFPCGSVTGAPKVAAMRRIRQLEIAPRGLYCGAIGWLAPGGDFSLNVAIRTLVLDKDSRGVYSVGGGIVHDSDPGQEWQECLWKARILHDAMRPPQ encoded by the coding sequence ATGCATTGCCGATTTGAAGACCGGCTGGCCGGGCGGGCCCTGTGCCTGCGCGACCCGCTGCAGCGCATCGAGGCGCGCCGGCCCGGCGAGCTGCCCGCGGCGCTGGACGCCATCGAAGCGGCGCGCGGCGCCGGCCATTGGATTGCCCTGCTGCTCGACTACGAACTGGGCGAATGGCTGGCGCCCGAGACCACCCTGCCGCCGCCGAGCGGCCCGGCGGCGGCGCCGCACCCCGACGCACACGCGCCGCGCCTGGCCGCACTGGTGTTCGGCCGCATGGCCGCCGAAGCCCCGTGGCCCGCGCCGCCGGACGATGCCGATGCCGCGCGCATCCTGTCGGTTCAGCCGCGCATGGCGCGCGCCGACTACCTGCGCCAGGTGGGCCACATCCGCGCGCTGATCGAGGCCGGCGAGCTGTACCAGGTGAACTACACCCAGCCGCTCGACGTGCGCGTGCAGGGCGACCCGCAATTGCTGTACCGGCGCATTGCCGCGCGCCATCCCGTGGCCCATGGCGCCTATATCGAAGACGGCGCGCGCACCGTGCTGTCGTTCTCGCCCGAGCTGTTCGTGCGGCGCGACGGCGGGCGCCTGACCGTGCGGCCCATGAAGGGCACCGCGCCGCGCCACCCCGATCCGGCCGAAGACGAGCGGCTGGGCCGCGAGCTGCACGCCAGCCCCAAGAACCGCGCCGAAAACCTGATGATCGTGGACCTGCTGCGCAATGACCTGGGCCGCCTGGCCGAGCCCGGATCGGTGCAGGTGCCGGCGCTGTTCTCGCTGGAACGCTATCCCACCGTCTGGACCATGACCTCGACTGTCACGGCCTACGCGCCCGCGGCCGGCCTGGCCCAGGTGCTGCAGGCGCTGTTCCCGTGCGGATCGGTCACGGGCGCGCCCAAGGTGGCGGCCATGCGCCGCATCCGGCAGCTGGAAATCGCCCCGCGCGGCCTGTATTGCGGCGCCATCGGCTGGCTGGCGCCCGGCGGCGATTTTTCGCTGAACGTGGCGATACGCACCCTGGTGCTGGATAAAGACAGCCGCGGCGTCTACAGTGTGGGCGGCGGCATCGTGCACGACTCCGACCCCGGGCAGGAATGGCAGGAATGCCTGTGGAAAGCCCGCATCCTGCACGACGCCATGCGGCCGCCGCAATAA